In Cotesia glomerata isolate CgM1 linkage group LG3, MPM_Cglom_v2.3, whole genome shotgun sequence, one genomic interval encodes:
- the LOC123261666 gene encoding uncharacterized protein LOC123261666 isoform X3, with product MKIFAAAISILCVVIDQKATVQGGLIDIFRGKDKTPDEASGEGSGGFSGGLSGNLKLPGNILSECSVGGNVNGNIGASPSGGIQGDVNAEVNLPSCDCIRKFDAQGSVGGGGSTGFGGFGVSGGASFGGSLAMPGVNCAETDNPPEEEPNEEQDPSEEQESSEDENSPEEEEVDVTTLPLCADLRKQDLQGSLGSTDTSNKVAPGNRNKDNVFEKISVIIPGVNCYEPEPPEKESEESTEAPEESEESEQSTVAPKESEESEQSTDVYGESEESEESTETPEESKESEQSTEAPEKSEESEQSTEAPEESEESEQSTEAPEESEQSTEAPEESEESEQSTEAPEESEESEQSTEAPEELEESEESTEAPGKNSYCYHLDINRDIIMSPKNNFLTASPVGNADAPAEFYQTMYMDNALQIYQTDLSLDKKLIYDSKPEKKMTNICNDSYPEGSIEANIWKIINLEVMAGKGCPVKKGSGYTFPEWLRGTELTLNEPLEYGNYKLNIDFDTPQGAWALKLLFLFEVNENSECTVKESFDESTEEPEESTEAPEESEESEQSTEAPEESEESEQSTEAPEESEESEQSTEAPEELEESEESTEAPGKNSYCYRLDINRDIIMSPKNNFLTASPVENADAPAEFYQTMNMDNALQIYQTDLSLDKKLIYDSKPEKKMTNICNDSYPEGSIEANIWKIINLEVMAGKGCPVEKGSGYTFPEWLRGTELTLNEPLEYGNYKLNIDFDTPQDAWALKLLILFEVNENSECTVKESFDESTEEPEESTEAPEESEESEQSTEAPEESEESEQSTEAPEESEESEQSTEAPEELEESEESTEAPGKNSYCYRLDINRDIIMSPKNYFLTASPVENADAPAEFYQTMNMDNALQIYQTDLSLDKKLIYDSKPEKKMTNICNDSYPEGSIEANIWKIINLEVMAGKGCPVEKGSGYTFPEWLRGTELTLNEPLEYGNYKLNIDFDTPQDAWALKLLILFEVNENSECTVKESFDESTEEPEESTEAPEESEESEQSTEAPEESEESEQSTEAPEELEESEESTEAPGKNSYCYRLDINRDIIMSPKNNFLTASPVENADAPAEFYQTMNMDNALQIYQTDLSLDKKLIYDSKPEKKMTNICNDSYPEGSIEANIWKIINLEVMAGKGCPVEKGSGYTFPEWLRGTELTLNEPLEYGNYKLNIDFDTPQDAWALKLLFLFEVNENSECTVKESFDESTEAPEESEESEQSTEAPEESEESEQSTEAPEELEESEESTEAPGRNSYCYHLDINRDIIMSPKNNFLTASPVGNADSPAEFYQTMNMDNALQIYQTDLSLDKKLIYDSKPEKKMTNICNDSYPEGSIEANIWKIINLEVMAGKGCPVEKGSGYTFPEWLRGTELTLNEPLEYGNYKLNIDFDTPQDAWALKLLFLFEVNENSECTVKESFDESTEEPEESTEAPEESEESEQSTEAPEESEESEQSTEAPEESEESEQSTEAPEELEESEESTEAPGRNSYCYHLDINRDIIMSPKNNFLTASPVGNADSPAEFYQTMNMDNALQIYQTDLSLDKKLIYDSKPEKKMTNICNDSYPEGSIEANIWKIINLEVMAGKGCPVEKGSGYTFPEWLRGTELTLNEPLEYGNYKLNIDFDTPQGAWALKLSFLFEVNENSECTVKESFDESTEAPEESEESEEESEQCYIVDMDVQVVKIPMFMGVLNKPMDKDNAFKINGADMKVDGKFIYDSRSEEEMTNACEDSYPEGSFQANIWHMFNLGILKGKGCPVEQGSIKTFPKKLDDMQLKINERLEPGDYTAHLDLAAPDGTWAGAIYFYFMLDGPSECKEEEEPQEPIKPFEDESNSNCYKVDIRRSTLLTPENNFLNSSEPTGDVTAEFYQTMDMENALQFYQADISVNKESIYDSKPEKKMTNVCDDSYPEGSIEANIWKIINLEVMAGKGCPVEKGSDYTFPKWLRRTELTFNDPLEYGNYKVHMDFDTPDGKWALGLYFNFVVDENSMCTRP from the exons atgaaaattttcgcCGCTGCAATTTCGATATTATGTGTGGTAATTGATCAAAAA gCCACGGTACAAGGAGGATTGATCGATATATTTAGAGGAAAAGATAAAACACCAGATGAAGCATCTGGTGAAGGATCAGGTGGATTTTCTGGAGGACTATCgggtaatttaaaattaccagGGAACATTTTATCAGAATGTAGTGTTGGAGGGAATGTAAATGGCAACATTGGAGCTTCACCATCTGGAGGTATACAAGGAGATGTTAATGCAGAAGTTAATTTGCCGTCTTGTGACTGCATCAGAAAATTCGATGCCCAAGGGTCCGTAGGCGGTGGAGGATCTACTGGTTTTGGTGGTTTCGGAGTTAGTGGTGGAGCAAGTTTTGGTGGAAGTCTTGca ATGCCGGGGGTGAATTGCGCTGAAACTGATAATCCGCCTGAAGAAGAACCTAATGAAGAACAAGATCCATCAGAAGAGCAAGAGTCTTCTGAAGACGAAAATTCGCctgaagaagaagaagttGATGTTACAACTTTACCTCTTTGCGCAGATTTACGTAAACAAGATCTCCAAGGATCGTTAGGAAGTACAGATACGTCTAATAAAGTCGCTCCAGGAAACCGTAATAAAGATaatgtttttgaaaaaatttccgtTATT ATTCCCGGAGTTAATTGCTATGAGCCAGAGCCTCCAGAAAAAGAGTCTGAAGAATCAACAGAAGCGCCTGAGGAGTCAGAAGAGTCTGAACAATCAACAGTAGCACCTAAAGAGTCAGAAGAGTCTGAACAATCAACGGACGTATACGGAGAGTCAGAAGAGTCTGAAGAATCAACAGAAACACCTGAGGAGTCGAAAGAGTCTGAACAATCAACAGAAGCACCTGAAAAGTCAGAAGAGTCTGAACAATCAACAGAAGCACCTGAAGAATCAGAAGAGTCTGAACAATCAACAGAAGCACCTGAAGAG TCTGAACAATCAACAGAAGCACCTGAAGAATCAGAAGAGTCTGAACAATCAACAGAAGCACCTGAAGAATCAGAAGAGTCTGAACAATCAACAGAAGCACCTGAAGAGTTAGAAGAGTCTGAAGAATCAACAGAAGCACCaggaaaaaattcttactGTTATCACCTAGATAttaatagagatataataaTGTCacccaagaataattttttaacggcTTCTCCAGTTGGAAATGCTGATGCACCTGCTGAATTCTATCAAACAATGTACATGGACAATGCACTTCAAATT TACCAAACTGACCTCTCACTAGATAAGAAACTTATTTATGATTCaaaacctgaaaaaaaaatgacaaatattTGCAATGATTCATATCCAGAAGGATCAATTGAAGCCAATATTtggaaaattatcaatttagaGGTCATGGCCGGTAAAGGATGTCCTGTAAAGAAA GGAAGTGGTTATACTTTTCCAGAATGGCTTAGAGGAACGGAACTTACGCTTAATGAACCATTGGAGTACGgcaattacaaattaaatattgattttgaTACTCCTCAAGGTGCCTGGGCGTTGAAACTGTTATTTCTGTTTGAAGTAAACGAAAACTCTGAGTGCACTGTTAAAGAAAGTTTTGACGAATCAACAGAAGAACCTGAAGAATCAACAGAAGCACCTGAAGAATCAGAAGAGTCTGAACAATCAACAGAAGCACCTGAAGAATCAGAAGAGTCTGAACAATCAACAGAAGCACCTGAAGAATCAGAAGAGTCTGAACAATCAACAGAAGCACCTGAAGAGTTAGAAGAGTCTGAAGAATCAACAGAAGCACCaggaaaaaattcttactGTTATCGCCTAGATAttaatagagatataataaTGTCacccaagaataattttttaacggcTTCTCCAGTTGAAAATGCTGATGCACCTGCTGAATTCTATCAAACAATGAACATGGACAATGCACTTCAAATT TACCAAACTGACCTCTCACTAGATAAGAAACTTATTTATGATTCaaaacctgaaaaaaaaatgacaaatattTGCAATGATTCATATCCAGAAGGATCAATTGAAGCCAATATTtggaaaattatcaatttagaGGTCATGGCCGGTAAAGGATGTCCCGTAGAGAAA GGAAGTGGTTATACTTTTCCAGAATGGCTTAGAGGAACGGAACTTACGCTTAATGAACCATTGGAGTACGgcaattacaaattaaatattgattttgaTACTCCTCAAGATGCCTGGGCGTTGAAACTGTTAATTCTGTTTGAAGTAAACGAAAACTCTGAGTGCACTGTTAAAGAAAGTTTTGACGAATCAACAGAAGAACCTGAAGAATCAACAGAAGCACCTGAAGAATCAGAAGAGTCTGAACAATCAACAGAAGCACCTGAAGAATCAGAAGAGTCTGAACAATCAACAGAAGCACCTGAAGAATCAGAAGAGTCTGAACAATCAACAGAAGCACCTGAAGAGTTAGAAGAGTCTGAAGAATCAACAGAAGCACCaggaaaaaattcttactGTTATCGCCTAGATAttaatagagatataataaTGTCACCCAAGAATTACTTTTTAACGGCTTCTCCAGTTGAAAATGCTGATGCACCTGCTGAATTCTATCAAACAATGAACATGGACAATGCACTTCAAATT TACCAAACTGACCTCTCACTAGATAAGAAACTTATTTATGATTCaaaacctgaaaaaaaaatgacaaatattTGCAATGATTCATATCCAGAAGGATCAATTGAAGCCAATATTtggaaaattatcaatttagaGGTCATGGCCGGTAAAGGATGTCCCGTAGAGAAA GGAAGTGGTTATACTTTTCCAGAATGGCTTAGAGGAACGGAACTTACGCTTAATGAACCATTGGAGTACGgcaattacaaattaaatattgattttgaTACTCCTCAAGATGCCTGGGCGTTGAAACTGTTAATTCTGTTTGAAGTAAACGAAAACTCTGAGTGCACTGTTAAAGAAAGTTTTGACGAATCAACAGAAGAACCTGAAGAATCAACAGAAGCACCTGAAGAATCAGAAGAGTCTGAACAATCAACAGAAGCACCTGAAGAATCAGAAGAGTCTGAACAATCAACAGAAGCACCTGAAGAGTTAGAAGAGTCTGAAGAATCAACAGAAGCACCaggaaaaaattcttactGTTATCGCCTAGATAttaatagagatataataaTGTCacccaagaataattttttaacggcTTCTCCAGTTGAAAATGCTGATGCACCTGCTGAATTCTATCAAACAATGAACATGGACAATGCACTTCAAATT TACCAAACTGACCTCTCACTAGATAAGAAACTTATTTATGATTCaaaacctgaaaaaaaaatgacaaatattTGCAATGATTCATATCCAGAAGGATCAATTGAAGCCAATATTtggaaaattatcaatttagaGGTCATGGCCGGTAAAGGATGTCCTGTAGAGAAA GGAAGTGGTTATACTTTTCCAGAATGGCTTAGAGGAACGGAACTTACGCTTAATGAACCATTGGAGTACGgcaattacaaattaaatattgattttgaTACTCCTCAAGATGCCTGGGCGTTGAAACTGTTATTTCTGTTTGAAGTAAACGAAAACTCTGAGTGCACTGTTAAAGAAAGTTTTGACG AATCAACAGAAGCACCTGAAGAATCAGAAGAGTCTGAACAATCAACAGAAGCACCTGAAGAATCAGAAGAGTCTGAACAATCAACAGAAGCACCTGAAGAGTTAGAAGAGTCTGAAGAATCAACAGAAGCGCCAGGAAGAAATTCTTACTGTTATCACCTAGATAttaatagagatataataaTGTCacccaagaataattttttaacggcTTCTCCAGTTGGAAATGCTGATTCACCTGCTGAATTCTATCAAACAATGAATATGGACAATGCACTTCAAATT TACCAAACTGACCTCTCACTAGATAAGAAACTTATTTATGATTCaaaacctgaaaaaaaaatgacaaatattTGCAATGATTCATATCCAGAAGGATCAATTGAAGCCAATATTtggaaaattatcaatttagaGGTCATGGCCGGTAAAGGATGTCCCGTAGAGAAA GGAAGTGGTTATACTTTTCCAGAATGGCTTAGAGGAACGGAACTTACGCTTAATGAACCATTGGAGTACGgcaattacaaattaaatattgattttgaTACTCCTCAAGATGCCTGGGCGTTGAAACTGTTATTTCTGTTTGAAGTAAACGAAAACTCTGAGTGCACTGTTAAAGAAAGTTTTGACGAATCAACAGAAGAACCTGAAGAATCAACAGAAGCACCTGAAGAATCAGAAGAGTCTGAACAATCAACAGAAGCACCTGAAGAATCAGAAGAGTCTGAACAATCAACAGAAGCACCTGAAGAATCAGAAGAGTCTGAACAATCAACAGAAGCACCTGAAGAGTTAGAAGAGTCTGAAGAATCAACAGAAGCGCCAGGAAGAAATTCTTACTGTTATCACCTAGATAttaatagagatataataaTGTCacccaagaataattttttaacggcTTCTCCAGTTGGAAATGCTGATTCACCTGCTGAATTCTATCAAACAATGAATATGGACAATGCACTTCAAATT TACCAAACTGACCTCTCACTAGATAAGAAACTTATTTATGATTCaaaacctgaaaaaaaaatgacaaatattTGCAATGATTCATATCCAGAAGGATCAATTGAAGCCAATATTtggaaaattatcaatttagaGGTCATGGCCGGTAAAGGATGTCCCGTAGAGAAA GGAAGTGGTTATACTTTTCCAGAATGGCTTAGAGGAACGGAACTTACGCTTAATGAACCATTGGAGTACGgcaattacaaattaaatattgattttgaTACTCCTCAAGGTGCCTGGGCGTTGAAACTGTCATTTCTGTTTGAAGTAAACGAAAACTCTGAGTGCACTGTTAAAGAAAGTTTTGACGAATCAACAGAAGCACCTGAAGAATCAGAAGAGTCTGAAGAAGAATCAGAGCAATGTTATATAGTCGATATGGATGTCCAAGTAGTAAAAATACCAATGTTCATGGGTGTTCTAAACAAACCTATGGACAAGGATAACgcttttaaaatt AACGGAGCTGATATGAAAGTTGATGGTAAGTTCATTTATGATTCAAGATCTGAAGAAGAAATGACAAACGCCTGCGAAGATTCATATCCCGAGGGGTCTTTTCAAGCTAATATTTGGCATATGTTCAATTTGGGAATTCTGAAAGGCAAAGGATGTCCTGTCGAACAA GGAAGCATTAAGACGTTCCCTAAGAAGCTGGATGATATGCAGCTCAAGATAAACGAGCGATTAGAACCTGGTGATTACACTGCGCACCTAGACTTGGCAGCACCTGATGGGACTTGGGCTGGAGCTATTTACTTCTACTTTATGTTAGATGGTCCTTCTGAGTGTAAAGAGGAAGAAGAACCTCAAGAACCAATAAAACCATTTGAAGATGAATCCAATTCTAATTGTTACAAAGTAGATATAAGGAGAAGTACGTTACTTACACCCGAAAATAACTTTCTGAACTCTTCTGAGCCTACTGGAGATGTGACCGCAGAATTCTATCAAACCATGGACATGGAAAATGCACTTCAATTT TACCAAGCTGACATCTCCGTAAATAAGGAATCTATTTATGATTCaaaacctgaaaaaaaaatgacaaatgtTTGCGATGATTCATATCCAGAAGGATCAATTGAAGCCAATATTtggaaaattatcaatttagaGGTCATGGCCGGTAAAGGATGTCCTGTAGAAAAA GGAAGCGATTACACGTTTCCAAAGTGGCTGAGAAGAACGGAGCTTACGTTTAATGATCCATTGGAGTACGGAAACTACAAGGTGCACATGGATTTTGATACCCCTGATGGTAAATGGGCTTTGGGACTGTACTTCAATTTTGTTGTTGACGAAAATTCCATGTGTACACGTCCATGA